The Paenibacillus sp. FSL R7-0204 genome includes a region encoding these proteins:
- a CDS encoding endo-1,4-beta-xylanase: MRQNNRTSTPARLARSIVFAAALLGLSGCSASGGDAAPAAPSPEPQESAVSSPAASPAGTPAASATASAEAAAEAPVQQEAAPLAAAYADYFPIGAAVEPDQTEGATAELLKRHVNWLVAENAMKPDAIAPAEGTFTWERADRIVAFAKANGMGLRFHTLVWHSQTPEWFFRDEAGRAMADETDAARREANKKLLLKRLDSYITAVVSRYKDNISSWDVVNEVIEPNDPDGMRASDWYKITGTGFIETAFRAARKAGGPELKLYINDYGTESPEKRDRLYELVKDMLAKGVPIDGVGHQTHINLEYPSVESIIQSMEKFHSLGLDNQITELDMSLYIYNDLSDVGPVVPEDILQRQAARYGEIFAALRDRKELVSGVMFWGIADDHTWLSTFPTERTEAPMLFDRQHQPKPAFQAVTDF; this comes from the coding sequence GTGCGCCAAAATAACAGAACAAGCACTCCGGCCAGACTGGCACGGAGTATAGTCTTCGCAGCGGCGCTTCTAGGGTTATCCGGTTGCTCCGCTTCTGGCGGGGATGCGGCTCCGGCTGCCCCCTCGCCGGAGCCGCAGGAGAGTGCAGTGTCATCCCCGGCCGCTTCACCTGCCGGGACTCCGGCAGCTTCCGCTACAGCTTCGGCTGAAGCTGCGGCGGAAGCTCCGGTGCAGCAGGAGGCCGCACCGCTGGCGGCAGCCTATGCGGATTACTTCCCCATAGGCGCCGCGGTGGAGCCGGACCAGACAGAAGGAGCCACGGCAGAGCTGCTGAAGCGGCATGTGAACTGGTTAGTGGCCGAGAATGCCATGAAGCCGGATGCGATTGCGCCGGCTGAGGGCACCTTCACCTGGGAACGGGCCGACCGGATCGTCGCCTTCGCGAAGGCGAACGGCATGGGGCTGCGCTTCCACACCCTGGTGTGGCACAGCCAGACCCCGGAGTGGTTCTTCCGGGATGAAGCCGGCCGGGCGATGGCGGATGAGACCGATGCGGCGAGGCGCGAAGCGAACAAGAAGCTGCTGCTGAAGCGGCTTGACAGCTACATCACCGCTGTTGTCAGCCGTTACAAGGACAACATCTCCTCCTGGGATGTAGTGAATGAGGTGATTGAGCCGAACGACCCTGACGGTATGCGGGCCAGCGACTGGTACAAGATTACCGGTACCGGATTCATTGAGACCGCCTTCCGGGCGGCCCGTAAGGCTGGAGGACCGGAGCTTAAGCTGTACATCAATGATTACGGCACAGAGAGTCCGGAGAAGCGGGACCGGCTCTACGAGCTGGTCAAGGATATGCTGGCGAAGGGAGTGCCGATTGACGGGGTTGGCCACCAGACCCATATTAATCTGGAGTATCCTTCGGTGGAGAGCATTATCCAGTCCATGGAGAAGTTCCATTCCCTGGGCCTGGATAATCAGATCACCGAGCTGGATATGAGCCTGTATATCTATAATGATCTCAGCGATGTCGGCCCTGTAGTTCCTGAGGATATCCTGCAGCGGCAGGCAGCGCGGTACGGCGAGATATTCGCTGCTCTAAGAGACCGGAAGGAGCTTGTAAGCGGGGTCATGTTCTGGGGCATTGCGGATGATCATACCTGGCTGAGCACCTTCCCGACCGAGCGGACCGAGGCCCCGATGCTGTTCGACAGGCAGCATCAGCCCAAACCGGCCTTCCAGGCGGTCACCGATTTCTAA